The genomic segment CTATCAGGTCAACCTCACCTTCAAGGCGCGCTTTTCGCTCCAGGGCGATCCGGCAGGGCTCTATCGCGACCTTCTCCTCAAGCAGCCGGTCGCCTATGGCGCGTTCGTCGATGCGGGCGACCATCACGTCCTCTCCTGCTCGCCGGAGCTCTTCGTCCGCAGGCGGGGGGCGGAGCTGGAGACGCGCCCGATGAAGGGCACGCTCGGGCGCGGGCGGACCGTGGCGGAGGACGAGGCGGGACGCGCGGCGCTGGCGCGCGACGAGAAGACGCTTGCGGAAAACCTCATGATCGTCGACCTCCTGCGCAACGATATGGGGCGGATCGCCGAGATCGGATCGGTGGAGGTGACGGATCTCTTCTCCATCGAGACCTATCGCAGCCTTCACCAGATGACGTCCGGCATCCGCGCGAGGCTGAAGCCGGGACTGTCCGCCGTCGGCGCCCTGGCGCACCTGTTCCCCTGCGGGTCGATCACGGGCGCGCCGAAGATCCGCGCCATGGAGATCGTCCACGAGGTCGAGGCGGAGCCGCGCGGGCTCTATACCGGCGCCATGGGCTATATCGCGCCGGACGGCGATGTCTGCTTCAACGTCGCGATCCGCACCGCGGTGATCGACGGGATGGGCCGCGGCGAGATCGGCATTGGCGGGGGCATCGTCGCCGATTCCGAGCTCGAGGCCGAATATGACGAGGCGCGCCTGAAGATGCGGTTCTTCACCGATCCGCCGCAACCGGTCTGCCTGATCGAGACGCTGCTCTGGGAGCGCGGGCGGGGTTTCGCGCTGCTTGACCGGCATATGGCGCGGCTCGATGAGTCGGCGGCCTATTTCCAGATCCCGCTTTCCCCCGGCGCGGCGGAAACGGCGCTCGAGACCGCCGCCAAGGAATTCGGTGCCGAGCGCATGCGCGTGCGCCTGCTGCTCCACGAGGCGGACGGCCTGTCTGTCACGGCGACGCCGCTGCCCGACACCGGCGTGGCGGAGCCCGTGCGGTTCCTGGTCGCGGCCGAACACACCCGGTCGGGCGATGTGTTCCTCTATCACAAGACCACGCGCCGCGAGCTTTACGACACAGCGCGCATGGACGCGGCGCGCCGGCATGGCGTGGACGAGGTGGTGTTCGTGAACGAGCGCGGCGAGCTGACGGAAGGCTCCTTCACCACGCTCTTCCTGGAGCGCGACGGTCTGCTCGTCACCCCGCCAGTGGGCGCGGGCCTCCTGCCCGGCACGCTGCGCGCGGAGCTCCTGGCCTCAGGCCGCGCCCGTGAGGAGACGCTGCGCCCGGGCGACCTCGCGACCGCGGACGCCGTCTATCTCGGCAATTCGGTGCGCGGCCTCCTGCCGGCCGTCCGGGTGATGCCGGACGGCCAGTGACCGGGAGCGGCGGCATTCGTGATCTTGAAAAAACGGGTCCGGCCGAGCCCCCCAATCCGGTTCTCCTTCCGTCATTCCCGCGAAAGCGGGAATCCACGGGGCGCTTGCCGAATGGGCCCTGCTTATAGATGCCCGCCTCCGCGGGCATGACGATGGCCAAAGTCGCTGGCCGGGTTGTGGGCCTTGGCCGGTGCAGTCCTCGCAAGGATCTCTGGGGCCTGACGCCTATTCGGCCTTGTCCTGGGACGTTTCCGGCGCCTTGGCGGGGGCGGGCTTGGGGCCGCCCTTGGAGACGCCGACCATGGCCGGGCGCAGCACCCGCTCGCCGATCCGGTAGCCGGTCTGCATGACCTGCACCACCGTGCTGCTCGGCACGTCCGGGTTCTCCACCTCGAACATGGCCTGATGGAAATTGGGGTCGAAGCGCTCGCCTTCCGGGTCGAAGCGCTGGATGCCATGGCGTTCGAACACATTGTTCATCTCGCGCTCGGTCATCTCCACGCCCGACAGCAGGGTCTTGAGGGTCTCGTCGGCGCTCTCGCGCATCTCGTCGGGGACCGCGGCGATGGCGCGCCCGAGATTGTCGGCGACCGTCAGCATGTCGCGCGCGAAGGCGGTCGCGGCATAGAGGCGGGCCTCCGCGGCCTCGCGCTCGGCGCGCTTGCGGAGGTTTTCCGTCTCCGCCACGGCGCGCAGCAGGCGTTCCTTCAGCGCGGCGTTCTCCTCCTCCAGGGCCGTGATCTCGGCGGCGCGGTCGTCGCCGGCGGGCGCCTCGGGAGCATTGTCGTTGTCCGGCGCCTGGTCCCGGTCCGTCGCGGCATCGGCGGCCGCGGCGTCGCGCTCGCGCGCCTCCGCGACCTCCCGCTCCTGCGCCGTCGCACCGTTCGTCTTCTTGCCGTCGGTCATTCCAACTCCTCTTGAACGCGAACTCTTCGGGAAAGCCGGCCCGAGCAAGGGCCTCCTCTGTCTGGCCCCGATATCGACCGTGAGGCGGAAAAAATCAAGACAGGAGCCGGCTCAGGAGCCTCGCCGTGTAATCGACCATGGGCACGATGCGCGCATAGTTGATCCGTGTCGGCCCGATAACGCCGAGCGCGCCCACAATATGCTGCTCCGCATTGTGATAGGGCGCCACGATGAGCGAAGAGCCCGACAGCGAGAAGAGCTTGTTCTCCGAACCGATGAAGATCTTCACGCCTTGCCCCTCCTCGGCGAGCCCCAGAAGGCGGATCATGTCCTTCTTCGTCTCCAGGTCGTCGAGCAGCATCCGGATGCGCTCCAGATCGTCCAGCGCATCCACATTCTCGATGAGATGGCCGCGCCCGCGCACGATGAGCGTCTTCTCCTCCGGCTCCGCGCCCGCCCAGGAGGCGATCCCCTGCTCCACCACAGTGGCGGTGAGCTCGTCGAGCTCGCGCTTGAGCGTCTCGATCTCCTGGCCGACCGCGTTCTGGATCTCGTCGAGCGTCTTGTGCTGGAAGCGGACATTGAGGAAGTTCGCCGCCGCCGTCAGAGCCGCAGGCGGCAGGCCCGGCGGTACGGTCATCACACGGTTCTCCACCGTGCCGTCCTCGCTGACGAGGATGACGAGCGCCCGGCCGGGCTCCAGCGCCACGAACTCGATATGCTTGATGCGCATATTGATCTTCGGCGCGACGACGACGCCGGCGCAATGGCTGAGGCCCGACAGCATCTGGGTGGCTTCGGTGAGCACGTCCTCCAGCGACCGGCGGTTGCTGCCGGCCACCCGCGTCTCGATGGCCGAACGGTCGCCCTCCGACAGATCGCCGATCTCCAGGAGGCCGTCGACGAAGAAGCGCAGGCCGAGCTCGGTCGGCAGCCGCCCGGCGCTGGTATGGGGCGAGAAGATGAGGCCGGTGGACTCCAGATCGGCCATGACATTGCGGATCGAGGCCGGCGACAGGGTCATCGGCAGGGACTTCGAGATCGTGCGCGAGCCCACCGGCGCGCCGGTCTCCAGATAGCTTTCGACGAGCTGGCGAAAGATCTCGCGCGAGCGCTGATCGAGATCGGCCAAGCCGCTCAACCGGTCGTTCATCGCGGAACCCAGTCTATCCATGGAAGTCTCAAAAACCGCATTGCCGCACGCTTCACGAGCCTGCCGGTCGAATGTAGGAACCGCCCGGTCACCCGTCAATCGCCCGCCGGTGCCTTGCGGGGGTCCGTTCCATTGGATAGTGTCCTATCCGCTCAGGCGGCACCGGCCCGCTCTCCCGCCCGCCCACCCATGAGATCGTCTGTCGGTGGGCCGGACGGGAGAGCGGGCCGGTGCCGTTTCAATCGGACAGGACAACGCTCCCGATAGCGGACCCGTTTGCCTCGACGACGCCTCACAACGCCCGACGAAGGACGAAAGTGCCCATGCGCCCCTCCAAACGCGATGCCCAGGATATCCGGCCGGTCAGCCTCGAGCGCGGGGTGTCCAAATATGCCGAGGGCTCCTGCCTGATCCGCTGCGGCGATACCCATGTGCTGTGCACCGCCTCGATTGCGGAGCGCGTGCCGCCCTGGATGCGCGGCCTGGGGCGTGGCTGGGTGACGGCGGAATACGGCATGCTGCCGCGCGCCACCAGCGATCGCACGCGCCGGGAGGCGACCGCCGGACGCCAGTCGGGCCGCACGCTGGAGATCCAGCGCCTGATCGGCAGGTCCTTGCGCGCGGCGATCGATCTCGACAAGCTGGGGGAGGTGCAGATCACCGTCGATTGCGACGTGCTGCAGGCCGATGGCGGCACCCGGACGGCCTCGATCACGGGCGCCTGGGTGGCGCTTCACGACTGCGTGCAGTGGATGAAGGCGCGCAATATGGTCACCCAGGACCCGATAAAGGACCACGTGGCGGCGATCTCCTGCGGTCTCTATCGCGACATGGCGGTGTGCGATCTGGATTACGCGGAGGATTCCGAGGCGCAGGCGGATGCGAATTTCGTCATGACCGGCAAGGGCGAGCTGATCGAGGTGCAGGGCACGGCCGAAGGCGCGCCGTTCTCCGAGGCCGCCTTCATCGAGCTCCTGAGCCTTGCGCGAGGCGGGATCTCCCGTCTCGTCGACCTGCAGAAGACGGCCGTCGGGTGACGCCATGACGCCGCGCGGCATTCTCGAAACGGTGCTCTATGCGGAGGATCTCGATGCCGCGGAGGCCTTCTATGGCGGCGTGCTCGGCCTTCAGCGTGTCTCGCGCAACGGCGACCGGCATGTCTTCTTCCGGTGCGGCGACCAGATGCTCCTGATCTTCGACCCGCGGGCCTCCGCCGCGCCGCTGCCGGAGGGCTCGCTGCCCGTGCCGCGCCACGGTGCGGACGGTCCCGGCCAT from the Kaustia mangrovi genome contains:
- the pabB gene encoding aminodeoxychorismate synthase component I; the encoded protein is MTTEGTVLLVDSLSGGDRCMLFAAPREIVRAHTPDDARRALARLDEAAGEGLWAAGYLAYELGLLFEERLAPLCPQRTALPLLWFGLYDAPERMGIGQARALVGEWAAGRPGRAAGLSDTMDRAAYAKAFSTVKDYIAAGDCYQVNLTFKARFSLQGDPAGLYRDLLLKQPVAYGAFVDAGDHHVLSCSPELFVRRRGAELETRPMKGTLGRGRTVAEDEAGRAALARDEKTLAENLMIVDLLRNDMGRIAEIGSVEVTDLFSIETYRSLHQMTSGIRARLKPGLSAVGALAHLFPCGSITGAPKIRAMEIVHEVEAEPRGLYTGAMGYIAPDGDVCFNVAIRTAVIDGMGRGEIGIGGGIVADSELEAEYDEARLKMRFFTDPPQPVCLIETLLWERGRGFALLDRHMARLDESAAYFQIPLSPGAAETALETAAKEFGAERMRVRLLLHEADGLSVTATPLPDTGVAEPVRFLVAAEHTRSGDVFLYHKTTRRELYDTARMDAARRHGVDEVVFVNERGELTEGSFTTLFLERDGLLVTPPVGAGLLPGTLRAELLASGRAREETLRPGDLATADAVYLGNSVRGLLPAVRVMPDGQ
- the grpE gene encoding nucleotide exchange factor GrpE, which produces MTDGKKTNGATAQEREVAEARERDAAAADAATDRDQAPDNDNAPEAPAGDDRAAEITALEEENAALKERLLRAVAETENLRKRAEREAAEARLYAATAFARDMLTVADNLGRAIAAVPDEMRESADETLKTLLSGVEMTEREMNNVFERHGIQRFDPEGERFDPNFHQAMFEVENPDVPSSTVVQVMQTGYRIGERVLRPAMVGVSKGGPKPAPAKAPETSQDKAE
- the hrcA gene encoding heat-inducible transcriptional repressor HrcA, which encodes MDRLGSAMNDRLSGLADLDQRSREIFRQLVESYLETGAPVGSRTISKSLPMTLSPASIRNVMADLESTGLIFSPHTSAGRLPTELGLRFFVDGLLEIGDLSEGDRSAIETRVAGSNRRSLEDVLTEATQMLSGLSHCAGVVVAPKINMRIKHIEFVALEPGRALVILVSEDGTVENRVMTVPPGLPPAALTAAANFLNVRFQHKTLDEIQNAVGQEIETLKRELDELTATVVEQGIASWAGAEPEEKTLIVRGRGHLIENVDALDDLERIRMLLDDLETKKDMIRLLGLAEEGQGVKIFIGSENKLFSLSGSSLIVAPYHNAEQHIVGALGVIGPTRINYARIVPMVDYTARLLSRLLS
- the rph gene encoding ribonuclease PH: MRPSKRDAQDIRPVSLERGVSKYAEGSCLIRCGDTHVLCTASIAERVPPWMRGLGRGWVTAEYGMLPRATSDRTRREATAGRQSGRTLEIQRLIGRSLRAAIDLDKLGEVQITVDCDVLQADGGTRTASITGAWVALHDCVQWMKARNMVTQDPIKDHVAAISCGLYRDMAVCDLDYAEDSEAQADANFVMTGKGELIEVQGTAEGAPFSEAAFIELLSLARGGISRLVDLQKTAVG
- a CDS encoding VOC family protein, with amino-acid sequence MTPRGILETVLYAEDLDAAEAFYGGVLGLQRVSRNGDRHVFFRCGDQMLLIFDPRASAAPLPEGSLPVPRHGADGPGHACFRASAEEIADWRAHLETQGVTIESDFEWPQGGRSIYFRDPAGNSLEFAEPRMWGLQ